In Aquincola tertiaricarbonis, the genomic stretch GGCTGCCCGACGCGTGCCGGCTGTTGCCCACCAGGTGGGCCGTGCAGTTCACCAGCTCGGCGGTGTGCGGCGGCACGGCCGCGCACACGGTGAGCGCGGTGTTGCCCAGCGGGCCGGCCAAGGCCAGGGCGGCCGGCACCTGCAGCTGGTGGTCCAGCCAGGCGCGCAGCACCAGGCCGTGCGTCACCACCACCAGGGGGCCATCCAACTGCCGCTGCTGCTCGGCCAGCGTTGCCAGCGCCTCAGCCGCACGGGCATGGAAGGTAGCCAGTGATTCGCCACCGCCCGGCGGCGCTTCGGCCATCTTCAGGGGGTCGAAGCCCAGCTGGTCGTACGGCTGGCCGCGCAGGCTGCCGAAGTGGCGCTCCTGCAGCGTGTCCAGCGCCTGCACCGCCAGGCCGGTGACCTGCGCGATGGCAGCGGCGGTCTGCCAGGCGCGCGGCAACGGACTGCTGACGATGGCGGCCGGCCGCATCGCCGCGATGCGCCTGGCCAGCAGGGCGGCCTGCTGCAAGCCGGTGTCGCTCAGCGGCGTGTCGGGCGGCTGCAGCACGCGGGCGACGTTCAGCGCCGTTTCACCATGGCGCACCAGCAACAGGCTCATGCAGACCCTTCCTTCCAGGCGGTGGAGACCCGGGGCAGGGTCTGCGGCATTATGGGTGCCTGCCTGTGGGAACCTGAACGATGTATGACTCGCTGAATCATCTGGCTGCCGACCCCGTGGGGCGTGCGCCGCGGTCGTCCGCCACCCTCGTCCTGGTGCGGGAGTCGCCCGCCGGGCCCGAAGTGCTGCTGCTGCGCCGGGCCGAGCGCGGCGACCATAACAGCGGTGCCTGGGTGTTCCCGGGCGGCCTGGTGGACGAGGGCGACCAGGCCAGCGCCGGCTGCTGCACCGGCGTGAGCGCCGACGAGGCCGACGCCCGTCTGGGCGTGGAGCGCGGCGGCCTGGCCTACTACGTGGCCGCGGTGCGCGAGTGCTTCGAGGAATGCGGTGTGCTGCTGGCGCGCAGCGCCGATGGCACCCCCGTGTCGGCGGCCCAGGTGGCCGTGCTGGACGCCGCGCGCGGCCCGCTGCACCGCGGCGAAACCACGCTGCCCGCGCTGTGCGCCGAGCATGGCCTGTCGCTGGCGCTGGACGAACTGGCGTACTACGCCCACTGGCGCACGCCGGTGGGCATTCCCAAGCGTTTCGACACCCGCTTCTTCGCGGCGCTGGCGCCCGCCGGGCAGAGGGCGCTGCACGACGCGGCCGAAACGGTGGAGCATCGCTGGTTGCGGCCCGCCGAGGTGCTGGCCGACCCCGCCGGCTACAAGATGCTGACGCCCACCCTCGGCACCCTCAAGCTCATCGCCGCCCATCCCAGTGCGGCGGCCTTCCTGGCCTGGGCCCGGCAGCCGCGCGAGGTGCCGCTGACGCAGCCGCGGCTGGGCAGTGGCAGCCAGGGCAAGCGCCCGGTGCTGCCCGAGGAACCCGCCTGGGCCGAGCTGGGCCGCCTGGACCCCGAGGGCCGCGGCCATGCCAGCTACGACATCCAGACCGACGTGGCGGTGCGGCTGTCGCCCCACGTGATCCGCGTGACGGCGGGCAACGGCAGCGTGATGACCGGCCCCGGCACCAACACCTACCTGGTGGGCGGCGGCCCGAACAACGAATGGGCAGTGATCGACCCCGGCCCGGCGCTGCCGGCGCACGTGGCCGCGGTGCTGGCTGCCGCGCCCGGGCGCATCACGCAGATCCTGGTGACCCACACCCACACCGACCACTCACCGGCCTGCGTGGCGCTGAAGCAGGCCACGCAGGCGCCGGTGCTGGGCCGGGTGGCCGCGCACCCGATGTGGCAGGACGACAGCTTCGCGCCCGACCGGGTGCTGCAGGGTGGCGAGCGGCTGGCGGTGGATGAAGGCGTGACGCTGCAGGTGTTCCACACGCCGGGCCATGCGTCCAACCACCTGTGCTTCCTGCTGGAAGAGGAGAAGACCCTCTTCACCGGCGACCATGTGATGCAGCTGAGCACGGTGGTGATCAACCCGCCCGATGGCGACATGCGGGCCTACATCGCCTCGTTGCGCACATTGGCCACGACGCTGGAGCTGGACTGGCTGGCGCCGGGCCACGGCTTTCTGATGCCCCGGCCGCGGCAGGCGATGGAAGCCATCGTGGCCCACCGGCTCAAGCGCGAGGCCAAGGTGGTGGATGCGCTGCGCCGCCTGGGCCCCGCCACGGTGGACACGCTGCTGACTTCGGTCTACGACGACGTGCCGCCGCGGCTGCACCCGGTGGCGCTGCGCTCGCTGAACGCCCACCTCTTCAAGCTGCGCGACGATGCCGCAGCCGTCGAGCGTGATGCGCTGTGGGCGCTGGCGGGCCTCAGCGCACCGGCGGAAGCACCCGCCGCACGTTGACGCGCACTTCCATGCCCTCGTAGGCCTCCGGGTCACCGTACCAGCTGCCGGTGACGGGGGCGGCCTGGCTGGGGTCGCGCGCCACGCCCACGCGGATGAGCTGGTTGCCGCCCAGCAGGTTGTTGGTGGGATCGAAAGGCACCCAGCCCGCGCCGGGCAGGTAGGCCTGCAGCCAGGCGTGGGTGCTGCCGGCGCCCACCGTCGGCGTGGCGGCTGCGGCCGCGTCTTCGGCCGGCGGGTCTGCCGGCGTATCGGAGGGGGGCCTGGCGGCGCGTGCGGCCACCAGCGCGTCGTCCAGCGCCGGGTCGTACAGGTAGCCCGAGACGAAGCGGGTGGCGATGCCCAGGCGTCGGGCCGCCTCCATCATCAGCAGCGCGAAGTCGCGGCAGGTGCCACTGCCCAGCGCCAGCGTCTGCAGCGGCGTCTGGGTGCCTTCTTCGTCGCGCTGGCCGTACTCGAAGTGGTCGCGGATGAACTGGTTCATGTGCACCAGCATCTCGCGCGTGCCGGTGGGCCCGTCGGTGCGCAGGAACTGGCGCGCCCAGCGGGTCAGCTCGCCCTGCGGGTCGTCGTAATGGGGGCGCAGGTAGTGCTCGAGGTCGAAGCGCTCTTCCACGCCGTAGGCGAAGGGATAGAGCTCGGCGCTGGGCGACAGCGGCAGCTCCAGGTTGTGGCTTTGCGCATGCTCGATGCGAAAGCGGCAGACGATGCGCAGCTCCGTGGCGGGCGCCAGAGGCTGCACCAGCGCCACCGAGTTGGAATGCGGGTCCTGGATCAGCCGCACGGCGGCGTGGGGGCTGACCTCCAGGTCGGTGGCCAGTACGCGCAGGTCGTGGCTGTCGCGCGGCCTGAACATCACCCGGTGTTCACCGAAGGTGACCGGCTTGCTGTACAGGTACCGCGTGGTGTGGGTGATGTCGTAGCGGGTGAACATCGGGCAGGCCGGCGCATGGGAACGCCGGGATCATGCCGCGAATTCGTCAGGCGCGACGCCGGCGCGCGGCCACGCCGACCCCGGCGATGCCGGCCAGCATCATCGCCACGGTGGCGGGTTCGGGCACGGCGCTGGTCACGGTCACGTCGTCGATGAAAAAGTCGCCGAACACCTTGCCGGTGGGGCCGGGGTTGGAGACGATGCCGCTGAACACCACCGTCTTGGCGACACCGCTGAAGCTGAGGGTGTAGTCGGCCCAGGTGTTGTAGTCGCCGTCTTCCTTGGCGCTGAAGGCGCCCTCGAAGGGCTGATCTTTCGAGCCCAGTGCCGTCAGCGCAGGTAGAGAGCCAGAGCCCGACCGGGCGAGCACGTTGTTGTTGGCGTCCAGCACCGTCACCGTCAGTGGGTTGTCGACGGTGGAGTAGGCGAACGAGATTTGGTCGGTGATGCCCGCATCGAAGCTGATGCTCAGGCCTTCGGACGAGCTGGCGTCCCGGTACAGCGTGAGCGCGCCGTACTTGCTGGGCGCGCGGCCGAAGTTGCCGGTGCCGGGGCGACCGGGCTGGTCGGTGTCGGCGTCGATGAAGACGAAGCCGTTGCTGATGCTCACACCCGGCACCGCGTACACGCCCGGCAGACCGGTGGGTCCTTCCCGCTCGCCGGTCTCGAAGTCGAGCGTCAGCGCCGACGCGAAGGCCGGCACACAGGCCAGCGCAAAGCCCAACCATCGGGGCGTGGACGAGGTGGGCATGCGGTTCTCCTGATCCTGGGATTTGTGTTTTGGTGCCGGGGGCAACAAGCAGGAAGCTTGCCGCCACTTCGTGCAGCGTTAACAAATGTACCCAATCCGATGCGGCGGTACTTTGACACGCGCACCCCTCGGTTCAAGGGATCAACATGCGGCGCGGCCCGTGGGTGGGGTTTGCGAGCACGAACGTTTCAACGGGGGTCCTACACTCGTGGGCGTGGAAACCAAGTGGCTGGAAGACTTCATCACGCTCGCTGAAACGCGCAGCTTTTCCCGTTCCGCACAGCTGCGGCATGTCACGCAACCGGCCTTCTCGCGGCGCATTCAGGCCCTGGAAGCCTGGGCCGGCATCGACCTGGTGGATCGATCGTCCTACCCGACCCGGCTGACGCCGGCCGGCGAGACCTTCCACGCCCAGTCGCTCGAGATCATGGGCGCCCTGCAGGCCACCCGCAACATGATGCGCAGCCATCACGTCAGCGGCCAGGACATGCTCGAGTTCGCGGTGCCGCACACGCTGGCGTTCAACTTCTTCCCGCACTGGCTGATGGACCTGCGGCGCCGCTTCGGCGCCATCAAGAGCCGGCTGATCGCCCTGAACGTGCACGACGCGGTGCTGCGGCTCACCGAAGGCACCTGCGACCTGCTGATCGCCTACCACCATGCCTCGCAGCCGTTGCAGCTGCCGCCCGAGCGCTACGAGATGCTGAGCCTGGGGCAGGAGACGCTGGCCCCCTATGCCAAGGCCGATGCGGACGGATATCCGTTGTTCCGGCTGCCGCCGCTGTCGGCTGACCGTGTGCCCTTCCTCAGCTACGCCTCGGGCGCCTACATGGCCCGCATGGTCGAGCAGATCGTCAAGCACGCACCGGAGCCGCCACCGCTAGAGCCGATCTACGAGACCGACATGGCCGAGGGCCTGAAGGCGATGGCGCTGGAAGGCCACGGTCTGGCCTTTCTGCCGGCCAGCTCGGTGCGCAAGGAACTCAAGTCGCGCCGGCTGGTCAGTGCGGCGGGTGGTCCAGGCTACGAGCTGACGATGGAGGTGCGCATCTACCGGGAACGCCCGGAAAGCGCCCGCCATGTAAAGCCGGTGGCGCGGGCGGTGTGGGACTTCCTGAGTCGCCCCGCGTGAGGTCGAGGCGGCAATCTATGCGTCTGACGCATGGAACCGCACCGAAACAGAATTGGCCGTCGCAGGGTGTGCAAACGTACATTCGCGCCGGCCCCTGCGACAGGGGTGGCCCGGAAGCTGCATGAAGCCAGCGCTTGAGGTTGGGCGGGCCGTCCTGCCGCCACTGGGCTGCCTCACCCGAGGTGGGTGACGAGAAGCGGTTGTCGTCACCAAGTTGGTGCCTTCCTAGAATGGCGCCGCGTTTTGAACGTAAGTTGTTACCTTTCCATTCCCCAAGGAGCCTGTGGCATGAAGAAATCGTTGATCGCTGTGGCCGTGGTCGTCGCGGCGAGTGCTGCCACCGCACAAACCACCGACACGCTCAAGAAGATCAAGGACAGCGGCAGCATCACGCTGGGCACCCGTGAATCGTCCGGGGCCCTGGCCTACACCCTGGGTGATGGCAAGTACGTCGGTTTCCACACCGAAATGGCCGAGCACGTGGTGGCCGACCTGAGCAAGCAGCTGGGCACCAAGATCGCCATCAAGTACCAGCCGGTGACCTCGCAGAACCGCATCCCGCTCGTGCAGAACGGCACCGTGGACCTGGAGTGCGGCTCCACCACCAACAACACCGCGCGCCAGAAGGACGTGGCCTTCGCCGTCACCACCTACGTGGAAGAAGTGCGCATCGCCGTCAAGGCCAACTCGGGCATCACCTCGGTGGCCCAGCTGGCCGGCAAGAAGGTGGCCACCACCACCGGCACGACCTCGGTGCAGACGCTGCGCAAGCATGAGCGCGCCACCAACGTGAACTTCGAGGAAGTCTTCGGCAAGGACCACGCCGACGCCTTCCTGCTGCTGGAATCGGGCCGCGCCGATGCCTTCGTGATGGACGGCCAGATCCTGGCCGGCAACATCAGCAAGTCGAAGAACCCGGCCGACTACAAGATCGTCGGCGAAGTGCTGTCGGTCGAGCCCATCGCCTGCATGCTGCGCAAGGGCGACACCGCCTTCCAGACCGCCGTCAACGACAGCATCAAGGGCATGATCAAGAGCGGCGAGCTGGCCAAGCTGTACGACAAGTGGTTCATGCAGCCCATCCCGCCGAGCAACACCAAGGTGGGCCTGCCGCTGTCGGACGCCACCAAGGCTGCGTGGGCGAACCCCAACGACAAGCCGATGGAAGAGTACGCCAAGAAATAAGCCACAACCGGTTCAGGCCCGGGCCGCACGGCCCGGGCCTTGCGTATGGCCGGCGGCGTGCCACGCACGCACGGGCGACAACACTTGAGGAGGCGGCCTTTGGGCACGTGGGATTGGCAATTGTTTTTGCAGGACACCGGCGGGGGGGAAACCTACCTCCAATGGATGATGTCCGCATGGGGCTGGACCTTGAGCGTCGCAGTGCTGGCCTTGGTGCTGGCGCTGGCCATCGGTTCATTGATGGGTATTCTTCGCACCGCGCCGAGCGCGCTGCTGGTCGCGATCGGCAACTGCTGGACGGAGCTGTTCCGCAATATTCCGCTGCTGGTCCAGATCTTCCTCTGGTACCACGTGCTGCCGTCGATCTTCCTGGTGCTGCGTGACGTGCCCAGCTTCGTGCTGGTGGTGTTCGCGCTCGGCTGCTTCACGTCGGCGCGTATTTCCGAGCAGGTGAAGGCCGGCATCCAGAGCCTGCCGCGTGGCCAGCGTTATGCCGGCCTGGCCATGGGCCTGACGCTGCCGCAGACCTACCGCTACGTGCTGCTGCCGATGGCCTTCCGCATCGTCATCCCGCCGCTCACGTCGGAGTCGATGAACATCATCAAGAACTCTTCGGTGGCCTTCGCGGTGTCGATCGCCGAGCTGACGATGTTCGCGATGCAGGCTTCGGAAGAAACCTCGCGCTTCGAAGAAATCTTCATTCCCGTGACCGCGCTGTATTTCATCTCGGCTTTCGCGATCAACCGCATCGCCCAGGTCATCGAGAAGCGGCTGCGCATTCCCGG encodes the following:
- a CDS encoding histidine phosphatase family protein; amino-acid sequence: MSLLLVRHGETALNVARVLQPPDTPLSDTGLQQAALLARRIAAMRPAAIVSSPLPRAWQTAAAIAQVTGLAVQALDTLQERHFGSLRGQPYDQLGFDPLKMAEAPPGGGESLATFHARAAEALATLAEQQRQLDGPLVVVTHGLVLRAWLDHQLQVPAALALAGPLGNTALTVCAAVPPHTAELVNCTAHLVGNSRHASGSLVGG
- a CDS encoding MBL fold metallo-hydrolase, whose protein sequence is MYDSLNHLAADPVGRAPRSSATLVLVRESPAGPEVLLLRRAERGDHNSGAWVFPGGLVDEGDQASAGCCTGVSADEADARLGVERGGLAYYVAAVRECFEECGVLLARSADGTPVSAAQVAVLDAARGPLHRGETTLPALCAEHGLSLALDELAYYAHWRTPVGIPKRFDTRFFAALAPAGQRALHDAAETVEHRWLRPAEVLADPAGYKMLTPTLGTLKLIAAHPSAAAFLAWARQPREVPLTQPRLGSGSQGKRPVLPEEPAWAELGRLDPEGRGHASYDIQTDVAVRLSPHVIRVTAGNGSVMTGPGTNTYLVGGGPNNEWAVIDPGPALPAHVAAVLAAAPGRITQILVTHTHTDHSPACVALKQATQAPVLGRVAAHPMWQDDSFAPDRVLQGGERLAVDEGVTLQVFHTPGHASNHLCFLLEEEKTLFTGDHVMQLSTVVINPPDGDMRAYIASLRTLATTLELDWLAPGHGFLMPRPRQAMEAIVAHRLKREAKVVDALRRLGPATVDTLLTSVYDDVPPRLHPVALRSLNAHLFKLRDDAAAVERDALWALAGLSAPAEAPAAR
- a CDS encoding transglutaminase family protein, coding for MFTRYDITHTTRYLYSKPVTFGEHRVMFRPRDSHDLRVLATDLEVSPHAAVRLIQDPHSNSVALVQPLAPATELRIVCRFRIEHAQSHNLELPLSPSAELYPFAYGVEERFDLEHYLRPHYDDPQGELTRWARQFLRTDGPTGTREMLVHMNQFIRDHFEYGQRDEEGTQTPLQTLALGSGTCRDFALLMMEAARRLGIATRFVSGYLYDPALDDALVAARAARPPSDTPADPPAEDAAAAATPTVGAGSTHAWLQAYLPGAGWVPFDPTNNLLGGNQLIRVGVARDPSQAAPVTGSWYGDPEAYEGMEVRVNVRRVLPPVR
- a CDS encoding PEP-CTERM sorting domain-containing protein, producing MPTSSTPRWLGFALACVPAFASALTLDFETGEREGPTGLPGVYAVPGVSISNGFVFIDADTDQPGRPGTGNFGRAPSKYGALTLYRDASSSEGLSISFDAGITDQISFAYSTVDNPLTVTVLDANNNVLARSGSGSLPALTALGSKDQPFEGAFSAKEDGDYNTWADYTLSFSGVAKTVVFSGIVSNPGPTGKVFGDFFIDDVTVTSAVPEPATVAMMLAGIAGVGVAARRRRA
- a CDS encoding LysR substrate-binding domain-containing protein, translating into METKWLEDFITLAETRSFSRSAQLRHVTQPAFSRRIQALEAWAGIDLVDRSSYPTRLTPAGETFHAQSLEIMGALQATRNMMRSHHVSGQDMLEFAVPHTLAFNFFPHWLMDLRRRFGAIKSRLIALNVHDAVLRLTEGTCDLLIAYHHASQPLQLPPERYEMLSLGQETLAPYAKADADGYPLFRLPPLSADRVPFLSYASGAYMARMVEQIVKHAPEPPPLEPIYETDMAEGLKAMALEGHGLAFLPASSVRKELKSRRLVSAAGGPGYELTMEVRIYRERPESARHVKPVARAVWDFLSRPA
- a CDS encoding amino acid ABC transporter substrate-binding protein is translated as MKKSLIAVAVVVAASAATAQTTDTLKKIKDSGSITLGTRESSGALAYTLGDGKYVGFHTEMAEHVVADLSKQLGTKIAIKYQPVTSQNRIPLVQNGTVDLECGSTTNNTARQKDVAFAVTTYVEEVRIAVKANSGITSVAQLAGKKVATTTGTTSVQTLRKHERATNVNFEEVFGKDHADAFLLLESGRADAFVMDGQILAGNISKSKNPADYKIVGEVLSVEPIACMLRKGDTAFQTAVNDSIKGMIKSGELAKLYDKWFMQPIPPSNTKVGLPLSDATKAAWANPNDKPMEEYAKK
- a CDS encoding amino acid ABC transporter permease; its protein translation is MAGGVPRTHGRQHLRRRPLGTWDWQLFLQDTGGGETYLQWMMSAWGWTLSVAVLALVLALAIGSLMGILRTAPSALLVAIGNCWTELFRNIPLLVQIFLWYHVLPSIFLVLRDVPSFVLVVFALGCFTSARISEQVKAGIQSLPRGQRYAGLAMGLTLPQTYRYVLLPMAFRIVIPPLTSESMNIIKNSSVAFAVSIAELTMFAMQASEETSRFEEIFIPVTALYFISAFAINRIAQVIEKRLRIPGQIGGK